A genome region from Scomber japonicus isolate fScoJap1 chromosome 15, fScoJap1.pri, whole genome shotgun sequence includes the following:
- the LOC128374605 gene encoding E3 SUMO-protein ligase ZBED1-like produces the protein MDPFLQKRQMCTPQQATVLTESVLQMLIFDMRPLSVVDGTGFQQMIAQFNPDYVLPSRTHFTHLMEQKYNTTFLKVKEILKEVNSPLTLTCDVWTSCATEAYLGVSCHFITKDWQMKTLNLATLPVEERHTAVNIMIWMEEVIEKSDILPSKMKVIVHDNGSNMVAAARLLEEKHGWSSVRCAGHTLQLIVNSALKEPSINKATSAARSLVEHFRRSELANSTLKKKQQQMNTAEHKLIQDVSTRWNSTYYMVERLLEQRWPVTATLSDPEVTSRGKHYCDLKPEQWVLLEELVQGLGPFECATVFLSGQEYATASCLPQLVKGLQRSIQQTQFETSSGKAFRAIAGKGISERWENLNTVSAERDNPLVLAAAIDPRFRKMKFISPEDGTRVQSTVEVLAIKEAKAETGIHDDPELQQRRGNVPGGKSALDNLLQSDSDSQSEEEEETQGDKKIQMVRREVHMFFTEAPIAKQDDPLSWWRENEGRFPTLSNLARSLLCIPATSTPAERIFSVAGNICSQKRTSLTREHVDVLTFLSMNKLNDIA, from the exons ATGGACCCCTTTCTCCAAAAGAGACAGATGTGCACCCCGCAACAGGCGACTGTCCTCACTGAGTCAGTATTGCAGATGCTGATATTTGATATGAGGCCGCTCTCCGTGGTCGATGGTACCGGGTTTCAACAGATGATAGCCCAGTTCAACCCAGACTACGTCCTGCCATCCAGAACCCATTTCACCCACTTGATGGAGCAGAAATACAATACAACGTTTCTGAAG GTAAAGGAGATCCTAAAAGAGGTCAACAGCCCCCTCACACTGACGTGTGATGTTTGGACCAGCTGTGCCACAGAGGCATATCTTGGAGTTTCATGTCACTTTATCACCAAAGACTGGCAAATGAAGACGTTGAACCTCGCCACTCTACCTGTGGAGGAGAGGCATACTGCTGTGAACATCATGATATGGATGGAAGAGGTGATAGAGAAATCTGACATCTTGCCTAGCAAAATGAAAGTAATAGTACACGACAACGGGTCTAACATGGTGGCGGCAGCTCGACTCCTGGAAGAAAAACACGGTTGGTCTTCAGTCCGCTGTGCTGGGCACACCCTCCAACTTATTGTCAACAGTGCCCTCAAAGAGCCCAGCATCAACAAAGCTACTAGTGCTGCAAGAAGCTTAGTCGAGCACTTTAGGAGAAGTGAGCTAGCAAATTCAACactgaagaagaagcagcagcaaatGAACACCGCAGAGCACAAGCTGATCCAGGACGTCAGTACGCGATGGAATAGCACTTATTACATGGTGGAGAGACTCCTGGAGCAGCGATGGCCAGTCACTGCAACTCTCTCTGACCCTGAGGTAACATCAAGAGGCAAGCACTACTGTGACCTGAAACCAGAGCAGTGGGTGCTACTTGAAGAGCTGGTGCAAGGGTTGGGGCCTTTTGAATGTGCTACCGTTTTCCTCAGTGGACAGGAGTATGCTACTGCTTCATGTCTGCCACAGCTGGTCAAAGGGCTGCAACGGTCCATACAGCAAACCCAGTTTGAGACGAGCTCAGGGAAAGCCTTTCGAGCCATTGCAGGAAAAGGAATAAGTGAGAGATGGGAGAATCTTAACACTGtatctgcagagagagacaacCCACTTGTCCTTGCAGCTGCCATCGATCCAAGATTCAGAAAGATGAAGTTTATCTCACCTGAAGATGGCACAAGGGTGCAAAGTACTGTTGAAGTTCTTGCCATAAAAGAAGCAAAGGCCGAGACTGGGATACATGATGACCCTGAGCTACAGCAGAGGAGGGGTAATGTCCCAGGGGGAAAGTCAGCGCTGGATAACCTGCTTCAGTCTGACAGTGACAGtcagagtgaggaagaggaggaaaccCAGGGGgacaaaaaaatccaaatggTGAGGAGGGAAGTTCACATGTTCTTCACAGAGGCACCAATAGCCAAACAGGATGACCCTCTCAGCTGGTGGAGAGAAAACGAGGGGCGTTTTCCCACCCTGTCAAACTTAGCAAGATCCCTTCTGTGCATTCCTGCAACATCCACCCCGGCAGAGCGAATCTTCTCAGTAGCAGGAAATATCTGCTCCCAGAAAAGAACAAGCCTCACACGAGAGCATGTGGATGTGCTGACTTTTCTTAGCATGAATAAACTGAACGACATAGCCTGA